The Drosophila biarmipes strain raj3 unplaced genomic scaffold, RU_DBia_V1.1 ptg000019l, whole genome shotgun sequence genome includes a region encoding these proteins:
- the LOC127012091 gene encoding uncharacterized protein LOC127012091: MITNSSSYKLLRTLERYSFWWFLFSWNRAKFLEVEILLSLAPVFLEKVLKAQQRDRQHRGKFLEVEILLPLAPVFLEKVSKAHQRDHQRRETSQKSSYSFSWFQFSWKKSIKRTIGIVGSFISFSQCTLYHKYIHTTVQVSAESAQVGSPTPVINSS, from the exons ATGATCACCAATAGTTCGTCCTATAAGCTCTTGCGTACACTGGAAAG ATATTCCTTCTGGTGgttcctgttttcctggaatcgtgcgaaattcttggaagtcgagatactcctttccttggctccagttttcctggaaaaagtcctCAAAGCGCAACAACGTGATCGTCAGCATCGaggaaaattcttggaagtcgagatactccttcccttggctccagttttcctggaaaaagtctctAAAGCGCATCAACGTGATCATCAGCGTCgagaaacttctcagaagtcgagttactccttctcgtggtttcagttttcctggaaaaagtccaTAAAGCGCACCATCGGGATCGTCGGCAGTTTCATCagcttttctcagtgcaccctGTATCACAAATACATACACACAACAGTGCAG GTCTCTGCTGAAAGTGCACAAGTGGGCAGCCCCACGCCGGTTATTAATTCTAGTTAA